Proteins encoded within one genomic window of Pirellulales bacterium:
- a CDS encoding PLP-dependent transferase, with product MTSSNESQKLQAMRGLSPLRRSTEAVGAAALAAEQLAHFHIAADSDYGRTLSRIVGHLYAAGGDLDQLWRITAESIDSLDRSDRIAWFNAKKFLSFQIAKLLDTLQNPFRRAYQSLGYSLSTQSAKGPYAIFDNVTAIFSATPVIARTATYVYACADWVAEAFAGKEFLEQIYSRLLNPTSLSLANYIVDLEAGPYTREYLAWNFGSGMAAIDAALAHVLGHGDVLIASQHLYGGAHQLIHDWYAKPSNLAIAVEQFQGPTVADFRAAWANTEMKYADRLSPSPSPSGEGQPAVSLSNGGEGAADRSLGATSQRHAYVYLESPCNPHGYVLDVPGICKAAHEAGLRVLLDATVGTPFLARPLQRSDPAERPDFVIHSYTKDLTGTGSAIAGVVIGRNEDMFIPKGQSVGDKSWEQTLFWNVYYVKGGFLHADSAFEVLQGIRTLDVRMLTKCINTAILARFLASHPDVRVHCNALPDDPNAELCRQSLFLGLSAPLFTIDMPTLSRATFQRFFDCLDPTFAHMISLGQSNTIVSCPGLTTHSELDEAAQRAAGISPTTIRFAVGDEDPHDLIAHLIAAARLAIDPDLPGFSTRWMDDNVATELILKTYLDVHRRYIESKLAPTKDASKILHNS from the coding sequence ATGACGAGTTCCAACGAGTCGCAGAAACTTCAAGCCATGCGCGGCCTCTCGCCGCTGCGCCGCTCGACCGAGGCGGTCGGCGCCGCGGCGCTCGCGGCCGAGCAACTCGCGCACTTTCACATCGCCGCCGACTCCGATTACGGCCGGACGCTCTCTCGGATCGTCGGCCACCTGTATGCCGCCGGCGGCGATCTAGACCAACTTTGGCGGATCACCGCCGAATCGATCGACTCGCTCGACCGCAGCGACCGGATCGCCTGGTTCAACGCCAAGAAGTTTCTCTCGTTCCAAATCGCCAAGTTGCTCGACACGCTGCAGAATCCCTTTCGCCGCGCGTACCAATCGCTCGGCTACAGCCTCAGCACGCAATCGGCCAAAGGACCGTATGCCATTTTCGACAACGTGACCGCCATCTTCTCGGCCACGCCCGTGATTGCCCGCACCGCGACCTACGTCTACGCCTGCGCCGATTGGGTCGCGGAAGCCTTCGCGGGGAAGGAATTCCTCGAGCAGATTTACTCGCGGCTGCTGAACCCCACGTCGCTCTCGCTGGCCAATTACATCGTCGATTTAGAAGCCGGCCCGTACACGCGCGAATACCTGGCCTGGAACTTCGGCAGCGGCATGGCGGCCATCGACGCCGCGCTGGCCCACGTGCTCGGGCATGGCGACGTGCTGATCGCGTCGCAGCATCTCTACGGCGGCGCGCATCAGTTGATTCACGACTGGTACGCCAAGCCGTCGAACCTGGCGATCGCCGTCGAGCAGTTTCAAGGCCCAACCGTCGCCGATTTCCGGGCGGCTTGGGCCAACACCGAGATGAAATATGCGGACCGGCTTTCTCCGTCTCCCTCTCCTTCGGGAGAGGGCCAGCCTGCCGTGAGCTTGTCGAACGGTGGTGAGGGTGCCGCGGACCGTTCTCTCGGCGCTACTTCGCAGCGTCATGCCTACGTTTATCTCGAGTCCCCCTGCAACCCGCACGGCTACGTGCTCGACGTGCCGGGCATCTGCAAGGCGGCGCACGAGGCGGGCTTGCGCGTGCTGCTCGACGCCACGGTCGGCACGCCGTTCCTTGCCCGGCCGCTGCAGCGCTCCGATCCGGCCGAGCGCCCCGACTTCGTCATCCACAGCTACACCAAGGATCTCACTGGCACCGGCTCGGCCATCGCCGGCGTCGTGATCGGCCGCAACGAAGACATGTTCATTCCCAAGGGGCAAAGCGTCGGCGACAAATCGTGGGAGCAGACGCTGTTCTGGAACGTCTATTACGTCAAAGGGGGCTTCCTCCACGCCGACAGCGCCTTCGAAGTGCTGCAAGGCATCCGCACGCTCGATGTCCGGATGCTCACCAAGTGCATCAACACGGCGATCCTCGCGCGGTTTCTCGCCTCGCACCCCGACGTGCGCGTTCATTGCAACGCGCTGCCCGACGATCCGAATGCCGAACTTTGCCGGCAATCGCTCTTCCTTGGTCTCTCCGCGCCACTGTTCACGATCGACATGCCCACACTCTCCCGCGCAACATTCCAGCGGTTCTTCGACTGCCTCGATCCGACCTTCGCCCACATGATCAGCCTCGGGCAATCGAACACGATCGTGAGCTGTCCCGGCCTGACGACCCATTCGGAGCTGGACGAAGCCGCCCAGCGCGCTGCGGGCATCAGCCCCACAACGATCCGCTTCGCCGTGGGCGACGAAGACCCGCACGATCTCATCGCCCACTTAATCGCGGCCGCGCGGCTAGCGATCGACCCCGACCTACCGGGCTTCTCCACGCGATGGATGGACGATAATGTCGCGACGGAACTGATCCTAAAGACTTATCTCGACGTGCATCGTCGATACATCGAATCGAAGCTGGCGCCCACGAAGGACGCAAGCAAAATCCTGCATAACTCATAA